In one window of Pseudodesulfovibrio sediminis DNA:
- a CDS encoding chemotaxis protein CheA: protein MQDSIIQCIEDIEKQILDVETTGNGAGEAVDALGLSSIRLSSVGVVAILDMLKDGITPPSQEIITAMLGICEAHKKFFFALGGVLDEGAEALAKIETKSTAAPKIEESEEEAAKAFEEPPTAEAEAEVEETSEPEKQKEEKPKPKADAKTGTSAIASIRVATDSLDRVIELVGKLMVTYAVIAQGGATNMSQVASSLRELDNVISKLQKEVNSIRLVPLKQIFMPMHRLVKSLSQKINKKLDFQVKGDDLALDKTIVESLNEPLVHLLRNAVDHGLEDPEGRKAAGKNATGVVTLSAWRKGDTAYIQVKDDGKGLDPVRILAKAEEKGLTEEGKEYDDPKEILQFVLQSGFSTAETITDVSGRGVGMDAVVNAIKVTLDGDVSIESELGHGAAFTISIPLDRSANEGIVDALVCKVGGDTFIVPSRDVVEIYMPRLNDVVELPDGRETVDVRGEIHSLLRLADLLDLTPEIDNIEMTQAIVVRVGDYKGAILVDEVLKQQQVVITGFTVPVEQIFHIPILGYGMMGESDALVIDTEEMIKHFQARIERDARESLTT from the coding sequence ATGCAAGACAGCATTATTCAGTGCATCGAGGACATAGAAAAACAAATCCTCGACGTGGAAACTACCGGCAACGGAGCCGGAGAAGCCGTCGATGCACTCGGGTTGTCGAGCATTAGACTCTCGTCCGTTGGCGTCGTTGCCATTCTGGACATGCTCAAAGACGGTATCACCCCGCCCAGCCAGGAAATCATTACCGCCATGCTCGGCATCTGCGAAGCGCACAAGAAATTTTTCTTCGCTCTGGGCGGCGTGCTCGATGAAGGAGCTGAAGCCCTCGCCAAAATCGAGACAAAGTCCACTGCCGCCCCTAAAATTGAAGAGTCGGAAGAGGAAGCCGCAAAAGCCTTTGAAGAGCCGCCCACAGCCGAGGCTGAAGCAGAGGTTGAAGAGACAAGCGAACCGGAAAAGCAAAAAGAAGAAAAGCCCAAGCCAAAAGCAGATGCCAAGACTGGGACTTCTGCCATCGCCTCCATTCGTGTGGCAACCGACTCTCTGGATCGAGTCATTGAACTGGTGGGCAAGCTCATGGTCACCTACGCTGTCATTGCGCAGGGTGGTGCAACAAACATGAGTCAGGTCGCCTCATCACTGCGCGAACTAGACAACGTGATCAGTAAACTCCAGAAGGAAGTCAATTCCATTCGACTGGTGCCGCTGAAACAAATTTTCATGCCCATGCACAGGTTGGTGAAAAGCCTCAGCCAGAAGATCAACAAAAAACTCGACTTCCAGGTCAAGGGAGACGATCTGGCTCTGGACAAGACCATAGTGGAATCTCTCAACGAGCCGCTGGTTCACCTCCTCAGAAATGCTGTCGACCACGGCCTTGAAGACCCAGAAGGTCGCAAGGCAGCCGGCAAGAACGCGACAGGTGTGGTTACGCTGTCCGCATGGCGCAAGGGAGACACAGCCTATATCCAGGTCAAGGACGACGGCAAAGGCCTCGACCCTGTCAGGATTCTCGCCAAAGCCGAGGAAAAAGGACTGACCGAAGAAGGAAAGGAATACGACGATCCCAAGGAAATACTCCAGTTCGTGCTCCAAAGCGGCTTCTCCACTGCCGAAACAATCACGGACGTTTCCGGTCGAGGCGTGGGCATGGATGCTGTTGTCAACGCCATCAAGGTCACACTGGATGGTGATGTCTCCATCGAAAGCGAACTGGGACACGGGGCGGCCTTTACCATATCCATCCCCCTGGACCGCTCGGCCAACGAAGGCATTGTGGACGCTCTGGTCTGCAAGGTGGGTGGTGATACGTTCATCGTTCCCAGCCGGGATGTCGTGGAAATATATATGCCCCGCCTCAACGATGTCGTGGAATTGCCGGACGGCCGCGAAACCGTGGATGTGCGTGGTGAAATTCACTCCCTGCTCAGATTGGCCGACCTTCTCGACTTGACGCCGGAGATCGACAACATCGAAATGACACAGGCAATTGTCGTGCGCGTCGGCGACTACAAAGGGGCGATCCTGGTGGATGAAGTCCTCAAGCAACAGCAGGTCGTCATCACCGGATTCACCGTTCCGGTAGAACAGATTTTCCATATTCCCATCCTCGGCTACGGCATGATGGGTGAATCCGACGCGCTGGTCATCGACACCGAAGAAATGATCAAACACTTCCAGGCACGCATTGAACGAGACGCCCGAGAATCCTTGACAACATAA
- a CDS encoding Hpt domain-containing protein: protein MSEDPMVEEFFSEVNDKYYPQVMEGLEMLEGDDLGEGIEILARPLHTIKGVTGFMPGFEEASHFTHKIEDFLKKVQAGEVEVNSHNITLLQRGINMIFQVLEQLREGNLDEEEQEEVLALITEASSSGQVEEKALGAGVDVETRDGVTIIRVKDPRVHLDGHFKPIISAILFIEPGDSILLDLAQVLTFGSGAWGAVASMGTTFKIAACNLSPDAKQTLYAWRFDKTISIYTDEETYFTAQ from the coding sequence ATGAGCGAAGACCCGATGGTTGAGGAGTTCTTCTCCGAGGTCAACGACAAATACTACCCTCAGGTGATGGAGGGGCTTGAAATGCTTGAGGGCGATGACCTCGGTGAAGGCATCGAAATTCTTGCTCGCCCGTTGCACACCATCAAAGGCGTGACCGGCTTCATGCCGGGCTTTGAGGAAGCTTCGCATTTTACTCACAAGATTGAGGATTTTCTGAAAAAGGTGCAGGCTGGCGAAGTTGAGGTCAACTCGCACAACATCACTCTGCTCCAGCGCGGCATCAACATGATTTTTCAGGTCCTTGAACAATTGCGAGAGGGCAACCTGGATGAAGAGGAGCAGGAAGAAGTCCTTGCCCTTATCACCGAAGCTTCCTCCAGCGGACAGGTTGAAGAGAAGGCGCTCGGTGCCGGTGTGGATGTGGAAACGCGCGATGGCGTGACCATAATCAGGGTCAAGGATCCCCGCGTTCATCTGGACGGGCATTTCAAACCGATCATCTCGGCAATTCTGTTCATCGAACCGGGCGACTCCATTTTGCTTGACCTGGCGCAAGTCCTGACATTCGGGTCCGGTGCGTGGGGCGCAGTCGCAAGCATGGGCACCACGTTCAAGATCGCAGCCTGCAACCTTTCACCGGACGCCAAGCAGACTTTATATGCGTGGAGATTTGACAAAACAATCTCCATCTACACTGATGAAGAGACCTATTTTACTGCTCAATAA
- a CDS encoding response regulator, with translation MRALIVEDEFLSRKVLRSFLMTLFDVDIVVNGREAVEAFKLSHVENRPYELILMDIMMPEVDGIEALQKIRTLEEENNYTPKAKVIMTTALDDPQTVIKTFYDGGASAYLVKPVAKDKLYNELEKLGLLSK, from the coding sequence ATGCGTGCACTCATAGTTGAAGACGAATTTTTAAGTCGCAAAGTGTTGCGCTCATTTCTCATGACCCTCTTTGATGTCGACATAGTGGTCAATGGTCGGGAGGCCGTGGAGGCCTTCAAACTCAGCCATGTCGAAAACAGGCCTTATGAATTGATCCTCATGGATATCATGATGCCGGAGGTTGATGGAATTGAGGCGTTACAAAAGATTCGAACGCTTGAGGAAGAAAACAACTATACGCCCAAGGCAAAAGTCATCATGACGACCGCCCTGGATGACCCGCAGACAGTCATCAAAACATTTTATGACGGCGGGGCATCAGCATATCTGGTAAAACCAGTCGCCAAGGACAAACTGTACAACGAACTGGAAAAGCTCGGACTTTTGAGCAAATAA
- a CDS encoding TrmH family RNA methyltransferase — protein sequence MTREITDKRKARIDAVLAKRQKDLTLVIDNIWDPHNVSAVLRSCDAFGVAGVHLYYTTSQWPDLGKKSSASAKKWINRTRHLDASTMVAGLRDQGMQVLRTGFSETARPVMDFDFTRPTAIILSNEHRGTSPELAELISDEIYIPMYGMVQSFNVSVAAAIILSQASSQRAQAGMYDTPSFSAEELEQLKAEWYTR from the coding sequence ATGACACGTGAAATCACTGACAAACGCAAAGCGCGTATCGATGCGGTTCTGGCCAAACGTCAGAAGGATCTGACTTTGGTAATAGATAATATATGGGATCCCCATAATGTCTCGGCTGTTTTGCGCAGTTGTGACGCTTTTGGCGTGGCTGGGGTGCATTTGTATTACACCACGTCTCAATGGCCGGACCTTGGAAAGAAGAGCTCCGCATCGGCCAAAAAGTGGATCAATCGCACCCGGCATTTGGATGCCTCAACCATGGTCGCGGGATTGCGCGATCAGGGGATGCAGGTTCTCAGGACCGGTTTTTCCGAAACGGCCCGTCCGGTCATGGATTTTGATTTCACTCGCCCGACAGCGATTATTTTGAGTAATGAACACAGGGGGACTTCCCCTGAATTGGCTGAACTCATTTCAGACGAGATATATATTCCGATGTATGGTATGGTGCAGTCCTTTAATGTGTCTGTGGCTGCAGCGATCATACTTTCCCAGGCTTCCTCACAGCGTGCTCAGGCTGGTATGTATGATACACCCTCATTCTCGGCAGAAGAACTCGAACAACTCAAAGCTGAATGGTACACACGATAG
- a CDS encoding L-threonylcarbamoyladenylate synthase: MHNLLKTLEAGELIIYPTETLYGLGCDATKEKACALVADIKGRAGSKPLPLIIGSMEMLNLVSNEISSSLLNLAKNFWPGPLSILVKAAPELPSLLSDEDGYTSVRWSGHPFAAELSRRLKKPLVSTSANFSGKPPVALPEDLDPELIDKVGAIYLDPPWPKGDKPSTVVRLIGSSQVEVLRQGAVTVTKLCEKGFTVSVK; the protein is encoded by the coding sequence ATGCACAATTTGCTCAAGACCCTTGAGGCTGGAGAACTGATAATTTATCCAACGGAAACATTGTATGGTCTCGGGTGTGATGCAACCAAAGAAAAGGCCTGTGCCCTGGTGGCGGATATCAAGGGGAGAGCCGGGAGCAAACCGCTGCCTCTGATCATAGGCAGCATGGAAATGCTCAATCTGGTCTCCAACGAAATTTCATCGTCTCTACTCAATCTGGCCAAGAACTTTTGGCCCGGTCCTCTCTCCATTCTGGTCAAAGCGGCTCCTGAGTTGCCCTCCCTGCTCTCCGATGAGGATGGGTATACCTCTGTCAGGTGGAGCGGGCATCCGTTTGCTGCAGAACTGTCCAGGCGGTTGAAGAAGCCCCTCGTGTCCACTTCTGCCAATTTTTCCGGCAAGCCGCCGGTGGCCCTGCCGGAAGATCTTGACCCCGAGTTGATCGATAAGGTGGGGGCCATCTATCTTGATCCGCCGTGGCCCAAAGGCGACAAGCCTTCGACCGTTGTCCGCCTGATAGGTTCCAGTCAGGTCGAGGTCCTTCGTCAGGGGGCGGTCACAGTCACCAAGTTGTGTGAAAAGGGTTTTACTGTCTCTGTGAAATAA
- a CDS encoding hybrid sensor histidine kinase/response regulator — MKEDDSRSTILIVEGSRYICAELERRISQELGFDTHICQTQAAALEYLDARADTVFLAILGLTLPDSSEGEIVDLFCGRNIPTLVFTANMDSLIREEMLCKSILDYVIKDPNAVSNIIEYIRLLRTNQQVRILVVEDSKSFRKFLHDILSRQMYDVVAVEDAEIGMELLKDNDFTLAVVDYELPGMNGVEFTRQARMQYRKDELAILGISNSDEPMLTVRYLKGGANDFLAKPFEVEELLGRARQSVENIVTMRNYKNAIAVKNRFLGMASHDLRSPINGIKGFTELLLEGVFGEMSEEQREALENIRSANEHMLALVVDLLDLVVIEAGELQLHKTRASLIDSIALRIRIHSVSARKKHISISTECDDPGEFEFDTSRIGQVMDNLLSNALKFTPDGGSVFVTLCQRNGMAEVCVRDSGQGIPPGEEDLLFQSFQKTSVRPTAGEQSTGLGLPIVKTIVEKHGGTVWVESEYGQGAAFCFSFPMGLES, encoded by the coding sequence ATGAAAGAAGATGACTCCAGGTCAACCATTCTCATTGTCGAAGGCAGCCGTTACATCTGCGCCGAGCTCGAACGGCGGATTAGTCAAGAGCTTGGTTTTGACACGCACATTTGCCAGACTCAGGCAGCTGCGTTGGAATATCTTGACGCCCGCGCTGACACGGTCTTTCTGGCCATTCTCGGGCTGACACTGCCCGACTCCTCCGAAGGAGAGATCGTGGATCTCTTTTGCGGCAGGAATATTCCCACTCTCGTGTTTACGGCCAACATGGACTCGCTCATCCGCGAGGAGATGTTGTGCAAGAGTATTCTTGATTATGTCATCAAGGATCCCAACGCGGTATCCAACATTATCGAATATATCCGTCTGCTCAGAACAAACCAGCAGGTCAGGATACTTGTCGTGGAGGACTCAAAGAGTTTTCGCAAATTCCTCCATGATATTCTGAGTCGCCAAATGTATGACGTGGTGGCTGTGGAAGACGCTGAAATCGGTATGGAGCTTCTGAAAGACAACGATTTTACGCTTGCTGTTGTCGACTATGAATTGCCGGGAATGAACGGAGTGGAATTCACCAGACAGGCGCGCATGCAGTATCGCAAGGATGAACTTGCGATACTGGGGATATCCAATTCCGATGAACCCATGCTCACTGTCAGATACCTGAAAGGCGGGGCAAATGATTTTCTTGCCAAGCCGTTTGAGGTTGAGGAGTTGTTGGGTCGGGCAAGACAAAGCGTGGAAAATATCGTGACCATGCGTAATTATAAGAACGCCATTGCTGTCAAGAATCGCTTTCTTGGCATGGCGTCACACGATCTGCGTAGTCCGATCAACGGTATCAAAGGGTTCACCGAGTTGTTGCTGGAAGGGGTCTTTGGCGAGATGTCCGAAGAGCAGCGCGAGGCGTTGGAGAACATCAGGAGTGCCAATGAGCATATGCTTGCTCTTGTGGTGGATTTACTTGATCTCGTGGTTATCGAAGCGGGTGAACTGCAGCTCCATAAGACCCGGGCCAGTCTGATCGATAGTATCGCCTTGCGTATTCGCATACATTCCGTGAGCGCGAGGAAAAAGCATATTTCCATTTCTACAGAGTGTGATGATCCGGGCGAGTTCGAATTTGACACCAGCCGTATCGGTCAGGTCATGGACAACCTGTTGTCCAATGCCCTGAAGTTTACCCCGGATGGGGGCAGTGTGTTCGTGACGCTGTGCCAGCGCAACGGCATGGCCGAAGTGTGTGTGCGTGACAGTGGACAGGGCATTCCTCCGGGTGAGGAAGATCTGTTGTTTCAGTCATTTCAGAAGACCAGTGTTCGTCCTACTGCCGGGGAACAGTCTACCGGTCTCGGCCTGCCCATTGTCAAAACCATTGTTGAAAAGCACGGCGGGACCGTCTGGGTGGAGAGTGAATACGGTCAGGGCGCCGCTTTTTGTTTTTCATTTCCAATGGGTCTTGAGTCGTAA
- a CDS encoding NUDIX domain-containing protein: MESKTPCPHCGKDIIGYKNPTPTVDVVIHMKNGTPEGDGVVLIERMNPPYGWALPGGFVDYGETCEQAAVREMKEETGLDVELTGLLGVYSDPNRDPRQHTLSVTYIGIPLNPDELAAGDDAAKAQVFPLGKWPELAFDHEVILNDFLASLANS; this comes from the coding sequence ATGGAAAGCAAGACGCCGTGTCCTCATTGCGGAAAGGATATTATCGGATACAAGAACCCCACCCCCACAGTGGATGTCGTCATTCATATGAAGAATGGCACGCCCGAAGGGGACGGAGTTGTCCTTATTGAGCGCATGAATCCTCCGTACGGATGGGCTTTGCCCGGTGGGTTCGTGGATTATGGAGAGACCTGCGAACAGGCCGCAGTGCGCGAAATGAAAGAGGAGACCGGCCTCGACGTGGAGTTGACCGGTTTGCTTGGTGTCTATTCGGACCCCAACCGTGACCCTCGCCAGCATACCCTGAGTGTGACCTACATCGGCATCCCGCTCAATCCTGACGAGCTGGCCGCTGGCGACGATGCTGCCAAGGCGCAGGTCTTCCCTTTGGGGAAGTGGCCTGAGCTGGCTTTCGATCACGAGGTCATCCTGAACGATTTCCTTGCCAGTTTGGCTAACTCATAG
- the pdxA gene encoding 4-hydroxythreonine-4-phosphate dehydrogenase PdxA encodes MNVKTLCITIGDPCGLGPELVVRHFMDEPESMERILLIGPGAALDRVSARLDADFSYEVVEVPGDVRSRDAGLYLYEPPQLAGGDFPEGVACTEGGRAAGVSLDVAVDVLKGGIADGLVTCPLNKAMLQSAGFNFPGHTEFLAEKLGVGADKVCMHLCGHDPEDDAPKLRVSLVTTHPALREVPGLVTQERILHCLRLTADFVRTLGLSGPVGVCGLNPHAGESGKIGDEETRIVIPALEAAKAEGLDVVGPIPGDTIFHFAAKGDYPAVLAMYHDQGLAPLKLLHFSQAVNVTLGLPYPRTSPDHGTGYDLVGTGKASIKSFQAALDMARALVSSKGGQA; translated from the coding sequence ATGAATGTGAAAACGCTGTGTATAACCATTGGTGATCCCTGTGGCCTAGGTCCTGAATTGGTGGTCCGCCACTTTATGGATGAGCCGGAATCGATGGAACGTATTTTGTTGATTGGTCCCGGCGCTGCTTTGGATCGGGTCTCTGCCCGATTGGATGCGGATTTTTCCTATGAAGTCGTCGAGGTGCCTGGTGATGTCCGAAGCAGGGACGCGGGGTTGTATCTTTATGAACCGCCGCAGCTTGCGGGAGGGGATTTCCCGGAAGGTGTGGCCTGTACCGAAGGTGGACGTGCCGCAGGTGTCAGTCTGGATGTTGCGGTGGACGTGCTCAAGGGCGGGATCGCTGATGGTCTGGTCACATGTCCGTTGAACAAGGCCATGCTTCAATCCGCAGGGTTCAATTTCCCCGGACACACGGAATTTCTGGCTGAAAAGTTGGGCGTGGGGGCGGACAAGGTCTGCATGCACCTGTGCGGGCACGACCCGGAAGATGATGCGCCCAAACTCAGGGTCAGTCTGGTTACCACCCATCCGGCTCTGCGCGAAGTGCCGGGGCTGGTCACGCAGGAGCGCATCCTGCATTGCCTCCGACTGACCGCCGATTTTGTGCGGACACTGGGATTGTCCGGCCCGGTGGGCGTGTGCGGTCTTAATCCGCATGCGGGAGAGTCCGGGAAGATCGGCGACGAAGAGACGCGCATTGTCATTCCTGCCCTGGAGGCCGCCAAAGCAGAAGGCCTCGACGTGGTCGGCCCCATTCCGGGAGACACCATCTTTCATTTCGCTGCCAAGGGTGACTACCCGGCAGTGCTGGCCATGTATCACGATCAGGGACTCGCTCCACTGAAGCTGCTGCATTTTAGTCAGGCCGTGAACGTCACATTGGGCCTGCCGTATCCGCGCACATCGCCGGATCATGGTACAGGCTATGATCTGGTCGGCACGGGCAAGGCGTCCATAAAGAGTTTTCAGGCCGCCCTTGATATGGCGCGTGCTCTGGTCAGCAGCAAAGGGGGCCAGGCATGA
- a CDS encoding D-glycero-alpha-D-manno-heptose-1,7-bisphosphate 7-phosphatase, which translates to MSKRYILLDRDGTIIFDKHYLSDPDGVELLPGAVEGLKLMQAMGYGLVVLTNQSGVGRGYYDVASVNACNGRMMELLGEYGITVDGVFFCPHEPEAQCSCRKPASGLMDQAAAAHGFNPQEAFMIGDKEADMGVGRATGATTILVRTGKGAAHEERCRDSADYVVDDLVGAANIIKSLG; encoded by the coding sequence ATGAGTAAGCGCTATATACTGCTTGATAGGGACGGGACCATCATTTTTGACAAGCACTACCTGAGCGACCCGGATGGCGTGGAGTTGTTGCCCGGAGCAGTGGAAGGGCTCAAGCTCATGCAGGCTATGGGATATGGGCTGGTCGTGCTGACCAACCAGTCCGGTGTCGGGCGTGGGTATTATGATGTGGCTTCGGTCAATGCCTGCAACGGGCGAATGATGGAACTGTTGGGCGAGTACGGGATTACTGTTGATGGCGTGTTTTTCTGTCCGCATGAGCCTGAAGCGCAGTGCTCATGCCGCAAGCCCGCATCCGGTCTTATGGATCAGGCTGCCGCAGCACACGGATTCAATCCGCAGGAAGCCTTCATGATTGGCGACAAGGAAGCCGATATGGGGGTAGGACGGGCCACTGGAGCGACCACCATTCTGGTGCGGACAGGTAAAGGCGCAGCCCATGAAGAGCGGTGCCGCGATAGCGCCGACTATGTGGTTGACGACCTGGTAGGCGCAGCAAATATTATCAAGTCACTTGGATGA
- a CDS encoding tetratricopeptide repeat protein, whose amino-acid sequence MSSDLIKSRKKLNSVTTLLKKGKYMPAVQGVHDGLILFLKTQVMKNEREEFEDLLHKVTYALNSDKELRKIYPLVISYEPGKERALLDAMRELLQELQKALNESVKGDIEAIQAQKKAALEQGQKHLDSEEWDKATSIFDQLVKDFEGDADLKADIADRYLNAGRYKEAYLMLDGALKDDPNAIHLYNRIGMVLRKMKDYETAEKYYLKALTLTSKDEYLHYNIGRLYYDWRKWSKMAQSAKAAVAINPDFDEAVKMLKFAQKKLGE is encoded by the coding sequence ATGTCCTCTGATCTAATAAAATCGCGCAAGAAGCTGAACTCAGTCACAACCCTTTTGAAAAAGGGCAAGTATATGCCCGCCGTTCAGGGTGTGCATGACGGACTCATCCTTTTCCTCAAGACCCAGGTCATGAAGAATGAACGGGAAGAGTTTGAAGACCTTCTGCACAAGGTCACCTATGCGCTCAACTCCGACAAGGAGCTACGCAAGATCTATCCCTTGGTCATCAGCTATGAACCGGGAAAAGAACGAGCGTTGCTCGACGCCATGCGCGAGCTCCTGCAGGAACTGCAAAAAGCGCTGAACGAATCCGTAAAGGGTGACATTGAAGCAATCCAGGCGCAAAAGAAAGCCGCCCTTGAACAGGGACAAAAGCATCTGGACAGTGAAGAATGGGACAAGGCCACCAGCATCTTCGACCAATTGGTCAAAGACTTTGAGGGAGATGCCGACCTCAAGGCTGACATCGCTGACCGGTATCTCAATGCCGGAAGGTACAAAGAAGCCTACCTTATGCTGGATGGCGCGCTCAAAGACGATCCCAATGCCATCCACCTATACAACCGCATCGGCATGGTCCTGCGGAAAATGAAAGACTATGAGACAGCCGAAAAATATTATCTGAAGGCGCTCACCCTGACGAGCAAGGATGAATACCTGCATTACAACATCGGCAGACTCTACTATGACTGGCGAAAATGGTCGAAGATGGCGCAATCAGCCAAAGCAGCCGTGGCCATTAATCCCGACTTTGATGAAGCGGTCAAAATGCTTAAGTTCGCGCAAAAGAAATTGGGCGAATAA
- the carA gene encoding glutamine-hydrolyzing carbamoyl-phosphate synthase small subunit, translating into MKAILALEDGTIFKGTSFTGQGEASGEVIFNTGMTGYQEILTDPSYTGQMVTMTYPLIGNYGVNPDDIESDKVQVGGFIVKECCKRPSNWRSTMSLPDYLTEVGVMGIEGVDTRALTRHLRINGAQRGFIATGNVDPEELVKKAQGIENMEGLNLADRVSCKKPYTWDGKKPVTIENMKDFSWSGTGPKLAVYDFGIKWNILRLMEAQGFDMIVLPSHYTAAQVRELGPDAVFLSNGPGDPAAVTTAVEATRELCEEYPTAGICLGHQILGLAMGGTTFKLKFGHHGCNHPVIDLHTEKIEISSQNHGFCVDIEGLDFLEPTHTNLNDNTLEGFRHREKPILAIQHHPEAGPGPHDSRYFFSRFRDMVRETTGL; encoded by the coding sequence ATGAAAGCGATCCTTGCCCTCGAGGACGGAACCATTTTCAAGGGAACAAGCTTTACCGGACAGGGTGAAGCCTCCGGTGAAGTCATCTTCAACACCGGCATGACCGGGTATCAGGAAATCCTGACCGACCCGTCCTATACCGGCCAGATGGTCACCATGACATACCCGCTCATCGGCAACTACGGCGTGAACCCTGACGACATCGAGTCGGACAAGGTGCAGGTGGGTGGTTTCATCGTCAAGGAATGCTGCAAGCGTCCCTCCAACTGGCGCTCCACCATGTCCCTGCCCGACTACCTGACCGAGGTCGGAGTCATGGGTATCGAAGGTGTCGACACCCGCGCCCTGACCCGCCACCTGCGCATCAACGGTGCACAGCGCGGGTTCATTGCCACCGGCAATGTCGACCCTGAAGAGCTGGTCAAAAAGGCACAGGGAATCGAAAACATGGAAGGCCTGAACCTGGCTGACCGCGTTTCCTGCAAGAAGCCCTATACGTGGGACGGCAAAAAGCCCGTCACCATTGAGAACATGAAGGATTTCTCCTGGTCCGGCACCGGCCCCAAGCTGGCTGTGTACGACTTCGGTATCAAGTGGAATATCCTGCGTCTCATGGAAGCCCAAGGGTTTGACATGATCGTCCTGCCCTCCCATTACACCGCAGCCCAGGTACGCGAACTCGGCCCGGACGCCGTGTTCCTGTCCAACGGCCCCGGTGACCCGGCTGCCGTGACGACTGCCGTGGAAGCGACCAGGGAACTCTGTGAGGAGTACCCCACCGCAGGCATCTGCCTGGGCCACCAGATTCTCGGCCTTGCCATGGGCGGCACCACTTTCAAGCTGAAATTCGGCCACCATGGGTGCAACCACCCCGTCATTGATCTGCACACCGAAAAGATCGAGATTTCCTCTCAGAACCACGGTTTCTGTGTCGATATTGAAGGGTTGGATTTCCTGGAACCCACACACACAAATCTCAATGACAACACCCTTGAGGGGTTCAGACATCGCGAAAAGCCGATCCTTGCCATTCAGCATCATCCAGAGGCCGGTCCCGGTCCTCACGATAGCCGCTATTTCTTTTCCAGATTTCGTGATATGGTCAGGGAAACCACAGGTCTATAA
- the kdsB gene encoding 3-deoxy-manno-octulosonate cytidylyltransferase, protein MNEFPECHGIIPARYESSRFPGKPLVEIKGKPMFWHVYSRAAQCPQMTSVTLATDDERIFEAATALNVPVVMTRSDHTSGTDRVLEAARQLEISSEAVVVNIQGDEPCLEPEMLTELVTPFENGKVRVTTLATAISETDAQSPDRVKVVRAQNGRALYFSRSLVPYDRDEKVHGFLLHIGLYGFRMEALERFGSLEPSPLELREKLEQLRLLEDGIDIYVTETRHTCHGVDRPDDLIKAKEILET, encoded by the coding sequence ATGAACGAATTTCCCGAGTGTCACGGCATAATCCCGGCGAGGTATGAATCCTCCCGATTCCCGGGCAAGCCCCTGGTTGAGATCAAGGGTAAACCCATGTTTTGGCACGTCTACAGTCGGGCGGCTCAATGCCCCCAGATGACCAGTGTCACACTGGCGACTGATGACGAAAGGATATTTGAGGCAGCCACGGCGCTGAACGTACCAGTGGTCATGACCCGTAGCGACCACACCAGCGGTACGGACCGCGTACTGGAAGCCGCCCGACAGCTTGAAATCTCCTCCGAAGCCGTTGTGGTGAACATTCAGGGCGATGAACCCTGTCTGGAGCCGGAGATGCTCACTGAACTGGTCACGCCATTTGAAAACGGCAAAGTCCGAGTCACAACGCTGGCGACAGCCATCAGTGAAACGGACGCGCAGTCACCGGATCGGGTCAAGGTGGTACGGGCACAGAATGGCCGGGCGCTATATTTCTCCCGTTCGCTGGTACCCTATGACCGCGACGAGAAAGTGCATGGATTCCTGCTCCACATAGGACTCTACGGATTTCGCATGGAAGCCCTGGAGCGGTTCGGCAGCCTGGAACCCAGCCCGCTGGAACTGCGTGAAAAACTGGAACAACTCCGTCTGCTTGAAGACGGTATCGATATTTATGTGACCGAGACAAGGCACACCTGCCACGGAGTGGACAGGCCCGATGATCTCATCAAAGCCAAAGAAATTCTGGAGACTTAA